GGTTTTCCACAGATTCTCTTCTTAGCGCCGTTATTGCCGCTTTTAGGATGGGCTAGAATGAAGCTTAAAGCGCACAGTTTCTCGCAGGTAGTTGCGGGAACTTTTGTCGGCTTTGTTTCTTCCTTTGTTACTTTTTCGCTAATATAGCCTAGTCTTATGAACGTACGTTTTCTCTTTATCTATAATGTGAACAACCCTGTAGCCCATACCAAGCAAAGTATCTGATATATGCCTTCTATGGCATTTAAACCACAACTTTTCACTGCACATTAAAGCAATTTTCAACCCCTTTTTGGAAGAATCAATTATAATCTTCGAGAGTTTTCTTATACCTGCTTTATATTCTTCGCTTTTCATATACTGCCTGTAGCCTCCGCTTCTAAACCCGCCAAGTTCCTCGCCAAGCCAGACATAGCTAATTCCCTTATTTTCTAATTCTGCTTTGAGAACTTCTTTTTTAAAATGAGGATATTTGCTTGAAGTTGGAAATCTTCTTATATCGATAACAACGCCAATTCTATAGTAATTCAATATTTCAATAAAATCCTTCAATGACCTGTTCGAGTGTCCTATCGTGTAAACCTCGACTATTTCTGCTTCGTTGTTTATGGCTTTCTGCTTTGTCATATTTTGACACTTTTGCGACGATAATACTTTAATAACGATATTCACTTAAATTAAATCAAGTTAATGGTGATCAAGTTGACTGAAAAGGAGGATATAGAAGTTATTTTAGGTAAGACGTCAGAGCTGAAAAAGGCTGTCGAAGGCGATGAAAAGGCAACAGCCTTAGTCGAGGATCTAGAGGAGCTGCTTAAAAATCCGGAATACCTCGCTGTAGCTGGAATAAAGAAACTTTCTAAAGAAAAAAGCCTGGAAGAGCTGACCTATGTCATTGATAAAATGCGAAAAGATGAAGAAGTTAGAAGATTTATAGAAATATCCCGCTTTCCTTGGGGAGCTAATAGGACCATACTTTTGCTCATGCAATTTTTATGGATAGTAACTGCCGCGATATCCTTCATGATGGGAGTATACCTCTTCTTCCCACCTTATGTGTTTTTCGGAAGAATACATGGCAACGCCACGGCAACAATACAGAAAACTCTTGAATTAATAAGTAAAAATCCTCAAGTTTTGACAGCCATAGATCCATTGTTTAAAGTTATAGGCTTCGTTATGATGGCTATAGCCATTGCAAGCCTGTATCAGGCTCACCTCCTACGAACTTACCTCAGAGAATGAGGAAGTGAAGCAAAATGCTGGAGGCTCTAGCCGAATCGATGAAAGAGAAGCATATATCAGAGTTTTTATCAGAGCTAAGCGAATATCTTTTGTTTATGGCTGGAGCCCTTGCTTTTCTATTATTAATAATACTAGTTTCCCTTCTGCAGGTTACTAACCTGCCCTCGGAGATAACCGAGGTTGTTACGTTATTGTTATTTATTCCCTTCATCATGGATTTAATGCTTTTATCGCCTAACCTTCCAGTTTTGCTATTGTTCTTTTTCTTAATTCCTCTCCTCTTAATTATAGCCGTAATTTTTAGAATGGTATTAGCGCGCATCTCCACGAGCAAGCTTTACGTATTAGAAAC
This region of Thermoproteales archaeon genomic DNA includes:
- a CDS encoding DUF488 domain-containing protein, with protein sequence MTKQKAINNEAEIVEVYTIGHSNRSLKDFIEILNYYRIGVVIDIRRFPTSSKYPHFKKEVLKAELENKGISYVWLGEELGGFRSGGYRQYMKSEEYKAGIRKLSKIIIDSSKKGLKIALMCSEKLWFKCHRRHISDTLLGMGYRVVHIIDKEKTYVHKTRLY